The following is a genomic window from Cryptococcus neoformans var. grubii H99 chromosome 12, complete sequence.
GGAGGACGGTGAGCATTACACCCGCTTACGAGGAAGCGGTAAGGTTAATTGTTTTCAGATACGACTCTTTACTGGAACATTTCAAACAGCCTGCAATGCACTCCCAATCAAGGAGAGTATTTGGTGTGGGGATGTCCATTGCTGTCGAGTAAGTGCATTTCAACTATGCCTCGAAGTCGTTGTTCGTTAATTGAATCGTTGCAGTCAACTTGCTCGCACCGTATCACGATACGagtcttctctttctcgacGCTTAATGGAAAAGCCTAACGAGGACGAGCGTTCATTCGGTTACTGGAGTCCAGCTGTGGGTATCGAACTGTTGAATCTCACCGGAAGCCACTGACAAGGAACTGCAGCGATGCGATGTCTATGTAGCGTCTTTCCCTCAGGTCGATCTTGCACACCGACTACAAATTATTGGCGAGCTCTGGCGAGCGGGTATCAGAGCAGATTTCCAGTATGACgatggaagaagcttggAAGAAGTCGCACAGGAGTGCCAGGACCAGAACATCCTGTAAGTGTTCTGAAACGCAGCCTGAACAAGTTTTGATCAAGACATAGATATTTGGTCATCCCCAAAGCAAGTCGATCCACTATCAAGATAAGGAGTATTCTACGGCGCTCggaggtggaaggtggGCAATTTGCATGTTTTACCTAATAGTCCCGCTGATCAAGCCTTTTAGTTCCTCGAAACGATCTGTGCAATCATCTGCGCATAGTTATTTCTGATCAACGACGGATCGATGCGTCCTACGCTACGGCTGAAGGTTCCATTCCCTCCGCCCAAGCCGCAGCCTTGTCGGTAGAACCCAAGCAAGCTGAAGTGGAGATCAAGCTGATATTGCCGCCCGAACCCATGAGTGCCAAGGGGACGAAGGGCAGACCAGTTAGGAAACATCGTCATGGTACGAAGGTACGTTCTTCCCACATCAGCTTTATCTTGGGTTCGTGGGATTTTACCTTGCTGACCAGCGAGCTCACATCGTAACGGTTGCAGTCCGTTTACTACGATAAAGGTTGGTCTCCTCATAATGATATACCGCGCAGGACAAACGGGTTAACTCGCATGTAGCGTCTGATTTTGCAACCCAAACCCAATCTACTTTACCAGTGCTCGGCATtgatctccctcctctgcTGATTTGCCAACTTACCCTCGACACAGCTTGGATCACAGACGACGAAGCCTGGCGCAGCTTGCTCAACAAAGAAGGGGTCCATCCGGGAGATAAACGGTATATGGAGAGTATAAGAGAGGGTGTGCAGCAGATGAGGGCTGGTGGGGCGGGGAAtgggggtggtggtggcggaggCGGTGGAAGCGGAGGTGGTGGCGGAGGCGGAGTAGGAAGCATTGGAAGGGAGAATGGATGGATGTGGCTATTTAGTGTGAGGGATAACAAGGTAGGCCCTGGTCTGATCATTGGAAAAGTTATCAAACTGATGAGCTCTGATAGGGTTTCTTATTGCAAGTGGGACACGGAAAGTGATCGAGACGTAGAAAAGCTCATGATCTTTGTACCTCATTTTTCAAAAATATCAGGTCTTTTGGCAATTCATAGCTCATTGATGTAGATTTGGAATGTATTTCGTACTTTGAATTCCGACTCCGCCATCTAAGTTACAATAAGAATGACCTTCACATATAGATCCAGATGCATTTAAGTTTGGGGTCATGACTACTCATCTCTACCATCTCCAGAAAGAAACCCCCTCCCATTAAACGTTCTACATTTTACGACTTCtactcatcctcaaacGGGTACTCAAACGCTGGTGGCGCCtctgcctcctcctcgggctcttgctgttgttgttgagctTGCTCAGCAACACCCGAACCCGGCGCTCCACCAGACCCTTCTGCGGTAACCTGCGCTAAAATAGCTGCCGCCGCCTCGGGGTTCGCCGGCAGCCATCCAGGCCACAATTCCTTACTCAGTTCAATATACTCTGCAGGCTCCTCGGGCTTTTCGTCTCGAAGAACCACGATACTACCACTCGCACTCGCTCCTGACGCCAACGTTGATGGCTTACCGTTAACGTTAGAGccggaaagaggagagtggtCAAGAGGTCGGACGGGGGTGTATCGTCCCGAAGTAGGGAAGGTGACGTATGCGAGTTGTGAGGGGGTAACGCGGGACATGTTGGGGATCTTGAAAGAGGACGGTTCAGATGGTTTAGATTTTTTTGGTGTAGGCGCGGCATCCTTGGCCTTCCCGCTCTCTTCAGCCTTGTCGTCGGTGTCCATAGCCTCACCCGCTTCGGCCTTCTTGAccctctccctcgcctTGGCTCTTGCAGTAGTAGAAAGCACGGCAGCCTTCTgcttgtccttcttcttctcctctaccttcttctcggtGGCGGGATAAGCATACAAGCTCGGGCGGGCGTGGCATTCAAGCTCGAGTTGAGGAACCTTCATCTTGCCATCGATAGCAATCACTGCTGTAGGGGTGAAAGCAAGACCTAAACCATGGGCGAGAGGGAACCAATACCAGAACTGAACAAAAAGCGCCATACCGACAACAGCGTTCTGGTTCAAAGTACCAGCCCGTGTAGAGAGGGCTAGGGTCAAATTGCGACCACCGGCATCAATGATACCCTGGGCGAGAGAAGCACCGAATCGGGCCATGGGGTCTTCATGTTTGTCGGCAACGACCTTGGCGAAAAGTTCTCGAATGGTAATAGACTTGGGGCAGGCGGCTTCGGATTGTTGGATGAGAATCATGGCGAGGGAGATGTAAGCACCTTGACGGACATAGTCGACAGGGTCCTTGGTCATGGGTTCAAGGAGCTCAATGGCAGACTATCAGACATTTTACATTAGTCATTTTCATCCCAAGCAAGATTTCCTCTACACTCACCTCTAGACCAGTACCAGCACAAGAGATACCCAAAGCAAGCGTCGCACCATACCTAACATGGGGGTTATAACTCTCGGCCAACAACTGCACAACCCTAGGCACTGTAGTGTGGTTCCTGAAGAGTACGAAACCAAGAGCGGTGACAGCAGCCCGTCGTACATCGTCATTGACATCAGAGACAGCCACATGGAGAAGCTTCTTGACGGCCTTGTTGTTACCGGTACCAGCAAAGGCGAGGGCGATGGTGAACATACCACCATATCGGAGGATGGCATCCTAGACATCTCGTCAGTATTAGGCAAAGGTTGAAAGCCCGAAAAGCTCACCTTGTCTTCCGTCAACCTCTGGATCACAGGGTTCGCCGCCTCCCTCTGGCCATACATCAAGAACGCGATACCCATAGCTAAACCCCGGATAATCTTCTCATGCTGGGTCTCCCTCGCGTAAGATAAcatctcctccaaagcTCTTTCTGACGCTGTACCGAGCATCACAAGACCCATGGCGTAACCAGCAGCCTCGCCCGCGACAGCATCATCTTGGAAAAGGATGGGTCGAATCTGGTCGTAAATTTCATCGTCGGCAGAAGCCAATGCGCTAACGCCCATACCAAGAGCAGCACCGTGTTGAACGATAGGGTCATTACCTTCAGCCAAACCCTTCTTGAGCTCTTCCTCAGCAAACTCGACACGGCCAGCGTAGATGAGACCAAGCGCGAAGAGGGCGCCCCCTTCACTGTACTTGTTGGGAGCAGCACCTCCGGGAAGGTAGGGCTTTACGACGCGGTTAC
Proteins encoded in this region:
- a CDS encoding 26S proteasome regulatory subunit N2; translated protein: MPVPAVTTSAAGSLTLLEDPDKDVRVYALNYLLSIVGQFWAEMSDKLPYLELLADPLSKELAPENRPFAALLISKIYFYMGFQDEAVEFALKAGVAFGKESEGEYRETIIAGCLDQAIDKTQRGEDIPADLQSIVDSVLRSSTGENAKLAMGLALSLRRLDLIEMIYLSSRGPSQASSSKSERVVHDESLLRYVLAEVVSGTSGNEAWPEDFRANLFSLLRRLFHLNPNPDWNSITTVWAQSSDVESTVESLVKLLNVEDNLTAYQIAFDLTEVASQAFIDEVREKLGETKWAAPVDGSEDDVRVVLNNILRGDTSAELFLNFLSKNNKTDMSILKVTKETLEDRYSIYHSAITFTNAFAHCGTTSDTFLRENLDWLGRASNWAKFSTTAALGLIHRGSWVNGNRVVKPYLPGGAAPNKYSEGGALFALGLIYAGRVEFAEEELKKGLAEGNDPIVQHGAALGMGVSALASADDEIYDQIRPILFQDDAVAGEAAGYAMGLVMLGTASERALEEMLSYARETQHEKIIRGLAMGIAFLMYGQREAANPVIQRLTEDKDAILRYGGMFTIALAFAGTGNNKAVKKLLHVAVSDVNDDVRRAAVTALGFVLFRNHTTVPRVVQLLAESYNPHVRYGATLALGISCAGTGLESAIELLEPMTKDPVDYVRQGAYISLAMILIQQSEAACPKSITIRELFAKVVADKHEDPMARFGASLAQGIIDAGGRNLTLALSTRAGTLNQNAVVGMALFVQFWYWFPLAHGLGLAFTPTAVIAIDGKMKVPQLELECHARPSLYAYPATEKKVEEKKKDKQKAAVLSTTARAKARERVKKAEAGEAMDTDDKAEESGKAKDAAPTPKKSKPSEPSSFKIPNMSRVTPSQLAYVTFPTSGRYTPVRPLDHSPLSGSNVNGKPSTLASGASASGSIVVLRDEKPEEPAEYIELSKELWPGWLPANPEAAAAILAQVTAEGSGGAPGSGVAEQAQQQQQEPEEEAEAPPAFEYPFEDE